ATGAGACGCAAGATCGATTGAGGGTGCACATTACAGATGCAGATAAGCAGAGATGGGAAGTTCCGTACAATCTACTACCCAGAGAGCAACCTCCGGCATTGAAACAAACAATTGGGAGGTCGAGAAAAAACCCATTACTAGTTCAGGAGTATTCAGGCTCTGAACTAATTTTCAGCTACACAGCGGACCCATTTAGTTTTGCTGTGAAGAGAAAATCAAATGGGCAGACCCTTTTTAATACAAGTGCGGAAGAGTCTGACCCATTTAGCCAATTGGTGTTTAAAGACCAATATCTGGAGATATCCACAAAATTGCCAAAAGATGCTTCGCTTTACGGTCTGGGAGAGAACACACAGCCCCATGGGATTAAGCTCAACCCTGGAGATCCATACACATTGTATACTCTTGATATTTCAGCAATTAATCTTAATGCTGATCTTTATGGGTCTCATCCAGTGTACATGGATCTAAGGAATGTGAATGGGCAGGCATATGCTCATTCAGTACTATTGTTGAACAGTAATGGTATGGATGTGTTCTACAGAGGAACTTCCCTTACATACAAGATTATTGGAGGTGTTTTTGACTTGTATTTCTTCTCTGGGTCTACTCCTTTGGCTGTTGTTGATCAGTATACTCAATTAATTGGCAGACCAGCTCCTATGCCCTACTGGTCTCTTGGtatgtttctttctttttattcagTATCTGCTATCTGCCTTTTTGGTATCATTCATATAAGAGGAACTTAAGCTTTAACAAAGGGTATAGATTTAACTGTATTTAACAGATTGGAAATGATGGCTTTTCTATTCACAATGGGGGACTTCATTTCTTACACCTTTTCAGGGTGTGAGTATATCATACTAATCTAATTGATAATTGTGGtaccttttttttaatgttagTTGCGTCCTAAATGCTTTATGTATCGTTTCACATGATCTGAGTTGCCTTTGATTTGGTATTGTCCTGTGGATGAAATGATGAAAATTGAccatatatataatatgttaATCATGCCTCTAGGATTATGGTTTTgatcataatatataatatgTTAAGGATGCTATGGGATTGAACTATTACATATCAGTTATGCTACTAATGATGCTTAAGTTTGCATTATGAAAGAGTGATTGTAATGAGGGGTTGTGCTGTGTGTGAATGTTGATAAGTGATGGGATATCTTGATTTGCTGCCGACATAGACCATACGCTTGTTGCCGTATTTTGGGGATATTcttgttcattttttttttttaaatttaggtTGGTGAGGTTGGTCAGAATTTCTGCTACTTCGTTTTCATATTTAAAGCtaattatattgtattttgcAGTTGTCGAGAAGCAACTTTTATCAGGCTCAAAATGTCTGCTTTTGATAAAAgtttatttaacttaattaaccaCATCATGATTCATAGATAAGGACATGGATTAGTatcttatttttcaatttttagctAGATTTTACAAGGCATAAATCTTGACCTCTTTTGCTAATGTTTTGTGCAAAGTAACTGGTAGGACCCTAGAAAAGCATTATTAATGAGTCCTTCCACATCTTCCTGTCCACCAAAAATATAATCAATCCGCTTACTTTTATCAATTTGCAATAATAATGACTAAGGGCCCATTAGCAATGCAATATTACATAATAGTCACATGATAGAGGGACAAAaaacagattttttttttcattttgaaatctAGTAGAAGATCGTCTAGATTAGATTAGGGGTCTATTGAGCATGTGATTACTTATTAGCATTGATCCACTTTTGAAAACACATTACATCCTAAGAAATGAGTTTCCAAAGTCTTAACTTTGAGAAATGagtttctaaatttttaaactatgAAAATGTGACCCGAAATGTTATGTGCAAGTTTTTAAGAGTTTCACTTTCCGAAACGTTTCGGAAATGTGAACGTTTAAAATCAAACTTTGAAGTTTCTTGCAACATAGGTCCTACATGATGCTAATTGTAGAACGGTTTACTTGCAAATATAGTTGCCATGTGAGGTGATACCATCTCTAGGTTGTGATGTGGGGAAATGTATTTAATAATATTGTTGTTCCCTTGCTTTCTGGCAATTGCAGTGTCCGCAGTTGAAAGAAACCTTGTAATTTAATTCATCACATCCAAAATCTCTCATTCATATCACTTGTTTCTCTGGCTCCTTGTTATGTTTAATGTTTTGGCCTTTTCTTGGACATATTTAGTGATACGGAAATTTATGCATGCTGAAATTTAGAAATGTGTCAGCAAGTATGTTGGCATTGGCACATGGAATGCCTGAGATTTGTCATCACtgagcattttttttttttgtttttttccaaaGGAGCTAATATTGACATTAGATTAAGATAGTGGTCTCCCAGATTGAATTCTCTAACCTTATTATGGTCCAACTAACCTCAAAAAAATCTACAAGTGCCACAGGGGTAGTAAGTAGCACAATGATGAAAGTGCATTTTTGTGATTCTCAGTTCTAGTATGAGGAATGTTGTACTTCACTTCACTGCTCTATGCTTCCAATTCAGCATATGTTTGAAACTGCATATGGAAGTACCTCTAAGAAAAATATCTGTGATGCTCTGTTTACAGGATTCCACCAATGCAGATGGGGGTACCACAACATATCTGTGGTTGAAGATGTGGTGGAGAACTACAAAAAGGCTCAGATCCCACTTGATGTGATGTGGACCGATGATGATCACATGGATTTCCACAAGGACTTCACCCTCAATCCCATCGCCTTTCCTCGTCCAAACGTCTCAGCGTTCCTAGAAAAAATACACGGCATGGGCATGAAGTATATTGTACTTATTGATCCTGGAGTTAATGTTAATGCTTCTTATGGTGTATACCAAAGAGGCCTTGCAGATGACGTGTTTATCAAGTATCATGGCAAACCTTATCTGGCGCAAGTTTGGCCTGGAGCTGTTAACTTTCCTGACTTCCTCAATCCCAAAACTGTAGAATGGTGGGGTGATGAAATTCGTCGCTTCCATGAACTTGTTGCTGTTGATGGCCTGTGGATTGACATGAATGAAGCTTCAAATTTCTGTTCTGGACTATGCACAATACCGGTAGGCAAGAAGTGCCCAACTGGAACAGGGCCTGGCTGGATCTGTTGCTTGGACTGCAAGAACATAACAGATACAAAATGGGATGATCCACCGTACAAAATAAATGCCTCGGGAATTGCGGCGCCAATTGGATATAAAACCATTGCCACCAGTGCAGTGCACTATAATGGTGTTATGGAATATGATGCCCACAGTCTTTATGGTTTCTCTCAAGCAATTGCTACTCACAAGGCCCTTCAAGGGCTTAAGGGGAAACGACCATTTATTCTGTCTCGCTCCACCTTTGTCGGTTCTGGTAAATACACTGCTCACTGGACTGGTGATAACCAGGGCACTTGGAACGATTTGAAGTATTCAATATCTACTATGCTAAATTTTGGTATATTTGGAGTTCCGATGGTTGGCTCGGACATATGCGGATTCTATCCTCAACCAACAGAGGAGCTTTGCAACCGATGGATTGAGGTTGGTGCTTTCTACCCCTTCTCAAGGGATCATGCCAACTACTACTCGCCGAGACAGGAGCTTTATCAGTGGGATTCAGTAGCTATATCAGCTAGAAATGCTCTTGGCATGAGATATAAGCTTCTGCCATATCTTTACACATTAAACTACGAGGCACATCTTACGGGTTCCCCGATTGCCAGGCCGCTTTTCTTCTCATTTCCAAATTACACAGAGTGTTATGGTTTGAGCACTCAGTTCTTGCTTGGAAGCAGTCTCATGATATCTCCAGTGCTTGAGAAAGGAAAATCAAAAGTTAAAGCACTCTTTCCTCCAGGCAGTTGGTACAGCATGTTCGACATGACACAAACGGTTACATCGAAAG
The DNA window shown above is from Euphorbia lathyris chromosome 1, ddEupLath1.1, whole genome shotgun sequence and carries:
- the LOC136235058 gene encoding alpha-xylosidase 1, which codes for MSFSSSLVASFFLVLILVINGVTPSSTPTKIGKGYRLISVEETPDGGIVGFLQVKQKNKIYGPDIPLLQLFVKHETQDRLRVHITDADKQRWEVPYNLLPREQPPALKQTIGRSRKNPLLVQEYSGSELIFSYTADPFSFAVKRKSNGQTLFNTSAEESDPFSQLVFKDQYLEISTKLPKDASLYGLGENTQPHGIKLNPGDPYTLYTLDISAINLNADLYGSHPVYMDLRNVNGQAYAHSVLLLNSNGMDVFYRGTSLTYKIIGGVFDLYFFSGSTPLAVVDQYTQLIGRPAPMPYWSLGFHQCRWGYHNISVVEDVVENYKKAQIPLDVMWTDDDHMDFHKDFTLNPIAFPRPNVSAFLEKIHGMGMKYIVLIDPGVNVNASYGVYQRGLADDVFIKYHGKPYLAQVWPGAVNFPDFLNPKTVEWWGDEIRRFHELVAVDGLWIDMNEASNFCSGLCTIPVGKKCPTGTGPGWICCLDCKNITDTKWDDPPYKINASGIAAPIGYKTIATSAVHYNGVMEYDAHSLYGFSQAIATHKALQGLKGKRPFILSRSTFVGSGKYTAHWTGDNQGTWNDLKYSISTMLNFGIFGVPMVGSDICGFYPQPTEELCNRWIEVGAFYPFSRDHANYYSPRQELYQWDSVAISARNALGMRYKLLPYLYTLNYEAHLTGSPIARPLFFSFPNYTECYGLSTQFLLGSSLMISPVLEKGKSKVKALFPPGSWYSMFDMTQTVTSKGGQYVTLDAPLHVVNVHLYQNTILPMQQGGLLSKIARMTPFTLVVTFPAGASYAEAKGKLFLDDDELPEMKLASGTSTYVDLYASASHGTVKIWSKVQEGKFALQNGWVVDKVSVLGVGGSGKPSELEVNGEAVVAGSSNIELSSTEHNYVVNSVEEDNKKKKKKKKSVMVEVKGLGIPVGKDFSMSWTMGFSR